From a region of the Chiloscyllium punctatum isolate Juve2018m chromosome 1, sChiPun1.3, whole genome shotgun sequence genome:
- the hmx1 gene encoding homeobox protein HMX1, producing the protein MPDKVTGPQDTAPAKVSSFFIENLLRNNGKERRADSKEESGERVSARAGLYPHGTAGNQLCCQLCSLALCTHGSPLRDSMLQWYTRTQPRCAGCASPDSPKQGSQSSGEEQCFFLPASDLDSPPVSDKGDSHKEICSPEEGELLEGKRSEADSHPAAKSQMDSEQKSGRKKKTRTVFSRSQVFQLESTFDMKRYLSSSERAGLAASLHLTETQVKIWFQNRRNKWKRQLAADLEAVNLSHSAQRIVRVPILYHESTPTGALSFSLPQVSPPLVSFSGTANYPLTTFPSSMPFLRSQMSGLV; encoded by the exons ATGCCGGACAAAGTGACCGGGCCCCAGGACACAGCGCCTGCCAAGGTGTCTTCATTTTTCATCGAGAACCTCCTGCGGAATAATGGCAAGGAGAGGCGGGCGGACAGCAAGGAGGAGAGCGGGGAGAGGGTCTCTGCCCGAGCCGGCCTGTACCCTCACGGCACCGCGGGGAACCAGCTGTGCTGTCAGCTCTGCAGCCTGGCTCTGTGTACACACGGCTCTCCGCTCAGGGACAGCATGTTACAGTGGTACACCCGAACACAGCCCAGATGCGCGGGATGTGCCAGTCCAGACA GTCCGAAGCAAGGAAGTCAGAGTTCCGGCGAAGAGCAATGTTTTTTCCTCCCGGCCAGTGATCTCGACTCCCCGCCAGTTTCGGACAAAGGGGACAGCCACAAGGAGATCTGTAGCCCAGAGGAAGGCGAGCTACTGGAGGGGAAGAGGTCAGAGGCAGACAGCCACCCGGCTGCCAAAAGCCAGATGGACTCCGAGCAGAAATCCGGCCGCAAAAAGAAAACGCGCACCGTGTTCAGCAGGAGTCAGGTTTTCCAGCTGGAGTCCACGTTTGACATGAAGCGCTACCTGAGCAGCTCCGAGAGAGCGGGTCTGGCCGCTTCCCTTCACCTGACCGAGACTCAGGTCAAAATCTGGTTTCAAAATCggagaaataaatggaaaagGCAGCTGGCCGCTGACCTGGAAGCGGTTAATCTCTCTCACAGTGCACAGAGGATTGTCAGAGTCCCCATTTTATATCATGAAAGTACACCAACCGGCGCCTTAAGTTTCAGCCTGCCGCAGGTATCCCCTCCTCTGGTCAGTTTCTCAGGCACTGCAAACTACCCTCTTACAACATTCCCCTCCTCCATGCCTTTCCTAAGGTCGCAAATGAGTGGACTTGTCTAG